In one window of Erinaceus europaeus chromosome 17, mEriEur2.1, whole genome shotgun sequence DNA:
- the LOC103116482 gene encoding olfactory receptor 4P4-like — MEYQKNVTEFVFVGLWGNKQIELLFFVLFLLCYLAVLMGNCIILLTITSSHLIQQPMYYFLCHLSFMDLCYTSTVVPRLIRDLASARKTISHNNCMTQLFAAHWLAGVEIFILVSMAFDRYVAIVKPLHYMVIMNRQRCTLLIVLAWAVGFWHSIALLLVILSLPFCGPNHIDHYFCDVKPLLKLVCKDIHVSNILMIANSGVVVVLVFLILVASYIRILYNLRKHSAAGRRKALSTCSSHVMVVVLFFVPCIYIYVLPAGGENKDKEISVFYTVIAPMLNPLIYTLRNVEMKIAMQKVWSQMVYSELK, encoded by the coding sequence ATGGAATATCAGAAAAATGTCACAGAATTTGTTTTCGTGGGATTGTGGGGAAATAAGCAAATAGAGCTGCTGTTCTTTGTTTTGTTCCTGCTCTGTTACCTGGCTGTCCTAATGGGGAACTGCATCATCTTACTCACAATCACCAGCAGCCATCTCATCCAGCAGCCAATGTACTATTTTCTCTGCCACCTCTCCTTCATGGACCTCTGCTACACCTCCACCGTGGTCCCCAGACTAATCAGGGACTTGGCCTCAGCAAGAAAAACCATCTCTCATAACAACTGCATGACCCAGCTCTTTGCTGCCCACTGGCTGGCTGGAGTGGAGATATTCATCTTAGTGTCCATGGCTTTTGACCGCTATGTCGCCATTGTCAAACCCCTGCACTACATGGTCATCATGAACAGGCAGAGGTGCACCCTGCTGATTGTGCTGGCCTGGGCGGTGGGGTTTTGGCATTCCATTGCCTTACTGTTGGTGATACTCAGCTTGCCTTTCTGTGGTCCTAATCACATAGATCACTATTTTTGTGATGTGAAGCCTCTTTTGAAACTAGTGTGTAAAGATATTCATGTTAGTAATATCTTAATGATTGCAAATTCAGGAGTAGTGGTGGTTCTGGTTTTTCTTATCTTAGTAGCTTCATACATCCGCATACTGTATAACCTGAGGAAACACTCTGCCGCAGGTCGACGCAAagctctctccacctgcagttctCATGTAATGGTTGTAGTTCTCTTCTTTGTGCCCTGTATCTATATTTATGTTCTTCCTGCAGGGGGTGAGAACAAGGATAAGGAGATCTCAGTGTTTTACACTGTGATCGCTCCCATGCTAAATCCTCTCATCTACACCCTGAGAAATGTGGAGATGAAAATTGCCATGCAGAAGGTGTGGTCTCAAATGGTATATTCAGAATTAAAGTAA